One part of the Arabidopsis thaliana chromosome 1 sequence genome encodes these proteins:
- a CDS encoding Tudor/PWWP/MBT superfamily protein, with amino-acid sequence MTAIVGFDQLSKALIDAGTNLLSPPSSTDDLLTLLDETESLLKNVEQDQPLSMQSALIPSRNALVSVDLLSHPDSDVRVSVVSCLTEIVRITAPETPYSDDLMKEIFRLTIEAFEKLADASSRSYKKAEFVLDNVAKVKSCLVMLDLECYDLILQMFRNFFKFIRSDHPQLVFSSMELIMIAIIDETEQVSTDLLDSLLATVKKENQNVSPMSWSLAEKVLSRCARKLKPYIIEALKSRGTSLDMYSPVVSSICQSVFNTPKVHSPVNTKEHEEKLDLGHSRKENLSKSSSKRPARHETRGINEKEKVRNGNKSSLLKQSLKQVRSESTDAEITGKRGRKPNSLMNPEDYDISWLSGKRDPLKTSSNKKIQKKGSGGVSSLGKVPAKKTPLPKENSPATSSRSLTGSLKRSRVKMDESDYDSDSLSSPRLKKLASCFRDEEPNQEDDRKIGNSSKQTRSKNGLEKSQKTAKKKPVVEAKIVNSSGKRLSARSVAKRRNLERAPLDTLVPQSSKRKKMVSQVAARQLANESEEETPKSHPTRRRTVRKEVESDGFGEDLVGKRVNIWWPLDKTFYEGVIDSYCTRKKMHRVIYSDGDSEELNLTEERWELLEDDTSADEDKEIDLPESIPLSDIMQRQKVKKSKNVAVSVEPTSSSGVRCVRIY; translated from the exons atgactGCTATTGTTGGATTTGACCAGCTTTCGAAAGCACTCATCGATGCTGGAACGAATCTTCTTAGCCCTCCTTCTTCTACTGACGACCTTCTTACTCTTCTCGAT GAAACTGAGTCTCTGCTTAAAAATGTGGAGCAAGATCAACCATTATCAATGCAAAGTGCCCTAATTCCATCCAGGAATGCTTTGGTATCAGTTGACCTTTTAAGCCATCCTGATTCTGATGTTAGGGTTTCAGTTGTCTCTTGCTTAACCGAGATTGTGAGGATTACTGCCCCAGAAACCCCTTACAGTGATGATCTAATGAAG GAGATCTTCAGGTTGACAATAGAAGCTTTCGAGAAATTAGCTGATGCCTCCTCTCGGAGTTATAAGAAAGCCGAGTTTGTTCTTGATAATGTTGCAAAGGTCAAATCGTGTTTGGTGATGTTGGACTTGGAATGCTATGACCTCATCCTACAAATGTTTCGGaacttcttcaaattcataaG ATCTGATCATCCTCAACTGGTCTTTTCGTCAATGGAATTAATAATGATTGCAATAATAGATGAAACCGAACAAGTGTCCACGGATTTGCTTGATAGTCTCTTAGCAACTgtcaaaaaggaaaatcag AATGTTTCACCAATGTCTTGGAGTCTTGCGGAGAAGGTTCTTAGTAGATGTGCTCGTAAACTTAAACCATACATCATCGAAGCTTTGAAGTCTAGAGGGACCAGCTTGGATATGTACTCTCCAGTAGTTTCGTCCATATGCCAGAGTGTTTTTAACACTCCTAAAGTCCACAGTCCAGTTAACACCAAAGAACATGAG GAGAAATTGGATTTGGGGCATTCTCGCAAGGAGAATCTTTCTAAAAGTAGTTCCAAGAGACCTGCAAGACATGAAACTAGAGGAATCAATGAGAAGGAAAAAGTTAGAAACGGAAACAAATCTAGTTTGTTGAAACAGAGTCTGAAGCAAGTGAGGTCTGAAAGTACAGATGCAGAAATAACAGGGAAGAGAGGACGGAAACCCAATTCTTTAATGAATCCTGAGGATTATGACATTTCTTGGCTTTCAGGAAAAAGAGATCCTTTAAAGACGtcttcaaacaaaaagatcCAGAAAAAAGGATCTGGGGGAGTATCATCACTAGGAAAGGTGCCTGCCAAGAAAACACCTTTACCTAAAGAAAATTCCCCAGCCACGAGTAGTAGGTCTCTGACGGGTTCACTTAAACGAAGCCGGGTTAAGATGGATGAGAGTGACTATGATTCtgattctctttcttcacCGAGATTGAAGAAATTGGCATCATGCTTCCGGGATGAAGAGCCAAACCAAGAAGATGACAGAAAGATTGGAAACTCCAGCAAACAGACTAGGTCCAAAAATGGTTTAGAGAAGAGTCAGAAAACAGCCAAGAAGAAGCCAGTTGTAGAAGCTAAGATTGTAAACTCCAGTGGGAAGAGACTATCAGCTCGCTCGGTTGCTAAGAGAAGGAATTTAGAACGTGCACCCCTAGATACTCTTGTTCCACAATCATCAAAGAGAAAG AAGATGGTTTCTCAAGTTGCAGCTAGACAATTGGCCAacgaatcagaagaagaaactccaAAGAGCCATCCGACAAGGAGACGGACAGTGAGAAAAGAAGTG GAGTCTGATGGCTTTGGCGAGGATTTGGTCGGTAAGAGAGTCAATATCTGGTGGCCGCTCGACAAGAC ATTTTATGAAGGCGTCATAGATTCCTATTGTACTCGTAAGAAGATGCATCGG GTAATATATTCTGATGGAGATTCCGAAGAGCTTAATCTCACTGAAGAGCGCTGGGAGTTACTCGAGGATGACACTTCGGCCGATGAG GATAAGGAGATTGATCTGCCAGAGTCCATTCCTTTATCTGACAT AATGCAGAGGCAGAAAGttaagaaaagcaaaaacGTGGCAGTGTCTGTGGAACCGACTAGTTCCTCAGGTGTAAGGTGTGTGAGAATTTACTAA
- a CDS encoding Tudor/PWWP/MBT superfamily protein produces MTAIVGFDQLSKALIDAGTNLLSPPSSTDDLLTLLDETESLLKNVEQDQPLSMQSALIPSRNALVSVDLLSHPDSDVRVSVVSCLTEIVRITAPETPYSDDLMKEIFRLTIEAFEKLADASSRSYKKAEFVLDNVAKVKSCLVMLDLECYDLILQMFRNFFKFIRSDHPQLVFSSMELIMIAIIDETEQVSTDLLDSLLATVKKENQNVSPMSWSLAEKVLSRCARKLKPYIIEALKSRGTSLDMYSPVVSSICQSVFNTPKVHSPVNTKEHEEKLDLGHSRKENLSKSSSKRPARHETRGINEKEKVRNGNKSSLLKQSLKQVRSESTDAEITGKRGRKPNSLMNPEDYDISWLSGKRDPLKTSSNKKIQKKGSGGVSSLGKVPAKKTPLPKENSPATSSRSLTGSLKRSRVKMDESDYDSDSLSSPRLKKLASCFRDEEPNQEDDRKIGNSSKQTRSKNGLEKSQKTAKKKPVVEAKIVNSSGKRLSARSVAKRRNLERAPLDTLVPQSSKRKKMVSQVAARQLANESEEETPKSHPTRRRTVRKEVESDGFGEDLVGKRVNIWWPLDKTFYEGVIDSYCTRKKMHRVIYSDGDSEELNLTEERWELLEDDTSADEDKEIDLPESIPLSDIMQRQKVKKSKNVAVSVEPTSSSGVRSSSRTLMKKDCGKRLNKQVEKTREGKNLRSLKELNAETDRTAEEQEVSLEAESDDRSEEQEYEDDCSDKKEQSQDKGVEAETKEEEKQYPNSEGESEGEDSESEEEPKWRETDDMEDDEEEEEEEIDHMEDEAEEEKEEVDDKEASANMSEIEKEEEEEEEDEEKRKS; encoded by the exons atgactGCTATTGTTGGATTTGACCAGCTTTCGAAAGCACTCATCGATGCTGGAACGAATCTTCTTAGCCCTCCTTCTTCTACTGACGACCTTCTTACTCTTCTCGAT GAAACTGAGTCTCTGCTTAAAAATGTGGAGCAAGATCAACCATTATCAATGCAAAGTGCCCTAATTCCATCCAGGAATGCTTTGGTATCAGTTGACCTTTTAAGCCATCCTGATTCTGATGTTAGGGTTTCAGTTGTCTCTTGCTTAACCGAGATTGTGAGGATTACTGCCCCAGAAACCCCTTACAGTGATGATCTAATGAAG GAGATCTTCAGGTTGACAATAGAAGCTTTCGAGAAATTAGCTGATGCCTCCTCTCGGAGTTATAAGAAAGCCGAGTTTGTTCTTGATAATGTTGCAAAGGTCAAATCGTGTTTGGTGATGTTGGACTTGGAATGCTATGACCTCATCCTACAAATGTTTCGGaacttcttcaaattcataaG ATCTGATCATCCTCAACTGGTCTTTTCGTCAATGGAATTAATAATGATTGCAATAATAGATGAAACCGAACAAGTGTCCACGGATTTGCTTGATAGTCTCTTAGCAACTgtcaaaaaggaaaatcag AATGTTTCACCAATGTCTTGGAGTCTTGCGGAGAAGGTTCTTAGTAGATGTGCTCGTAAACTTAAACCATACATCATCGAAGCTTTGAAGTCTAGAGGGACCAGCTTGGATATGTACTCTCCAGTAGTTTCGTCCATATGCCAGAGTGTTTTTAACACTCCTAAAGTCCACAGTCCAGTTAACACCAAAGAACATGAG GAGAAATTGGATTTGGGGCATTCTCGCAAGGAGAATCTTTCTAAAAGTAGTTCCAAGAGACCTGCAAGACATGAAACTAGAGGAATCAATGAGAAGGAAAAAGTTAGAAACGGAAACAAATCTAGTTTGTTGAAACAGAGTCTGAAGCAAGTGAGGTCTGAAAGTACAGATGCAGAAATAACAGGGAAGAGAGGACGGAAACCCAATTCTTTAATGAATCCTGAGGATTATGACATTTCTTGGCTTTCAGGAAAAAGAGATCCTTTAAAGACGtcttcaaacaaaaagatcCAGAAAAAAGGATCTGGGGGAGTATCATCACTAGGAAAGGTGCCTGCCAAGAAAACACCTTTACCTAAAGAAAATTCCCCAGCCACGAGTAGTAGGTCTCTGACGGGTTCACTTAAACGAAGCCGGGTTAAGATGGATGAGAGTGACTATGATTCtgattctctttcttcacCGAGATTGAAGAAATTGGCATCATGCTTCCGGGATGAAGAGCCAAACCAAGAAGATGACAGAAAGATTGGAAACTCCAGCAAACAGACTAGGTCCAAAAATGGTTTAGAGAAGAGTCAGAAAACAGCCAAGAAGAAGCCAGTTGTAGAAGCTAAGATTGTAAACTCCAGTGGGAAGAGACTATCAGCTCGCTCGGTTGCTAAGAGAAGGAATTTAGAACGTGCACCCCTAGATACTCTTGTTCCACAATCATCAAAGAGAAAG AAGATGGTTTCTCAAGTTGCAGCTAGACAATTGGCCAacgaatcagaagaagaaactccaAAGAGCCATCCGACAAGGAGACGGACAGTGAGAAAAGAAGTG GAGTCTGATGGCTTTGGCGAGGATTTGGTCGGTAAGAGAGTCAATATCTGGTGGCCGCTCGACAAGAC ATTTTATGAAGGCGTCATAGATTCCTATTGTACTCGTAAGAAGATGCATCGG GTAATATATTCTGATGGAGATTCCGAAGAGCTTAATCTCACTGAAGAGCGCTGGGAGTTACTCGAGGATGACACTTCGGCCGATGAG GATAAGGAGATTGATCTGCCAGAGTCCATTCCTTTATCTGACAT AATGCAGAGGCAGAAAGttaagaaaagcaaaaacGTGGCAGTGTCTGTGGAACCGACTAGTTCCTCAGGTGTAAG ATCCTCAAGTAGAACACTTATGAAGAAGGATTGTGGCAAAAGGTTGAATAAACAAGttgaaaaaacaagagaaggaAAGAATCTAAGATCGTTAAAAGAGTTGAATGCTGAAACTGACAGGACAGCAGAAGAGCAGGAAGTGAGTCTAGAAGCTGAATCTGATGACAGAAGCGAAGAGCAGGAATACGAAGATGATTGTAGCGATAAGAAAGAACAATCTCAGGACAAAGGTGTAGAGGCTGAAactaaggaagaagagaaacaatatCCAAATTCAGAGGGTGAGAGTGAAGGAGAGGACTCAGAGTCAGAGGAAGAGCCGAAATGGAGAGAAACAGATGATAtggaggatgatgaagaagaagaagaagaagagattgatcaTATGGAggatgaagcagaagaagagaaagaagaggttGATGATAAAGAGGCAAGCGCAAACATGTCTgagattgagaaagaagaagaagaagaagaagaagatgaagagaagagaaagtcATGA
- a CDS encoding Tudor/PWWP/MBT superfamily protein has protein sequence MQSALIPSRNALVSVDLLSHPDSDVRVSVVSCLTEIVRITAPETPYSDDLMKEIFRLTIEAFEKLADASSRSYKKAEFVLDNVAKVKSCLVMLDLECYDLILQMFRNFFKFIRSDHPQLVFSSMELIMIAIIDETEQVSTDLLDSLLATVKKENQNVSPMSWSLAEKVLSRCARKLKPYIIEALKSRGTSLDMYSPVVSSICQSVFNTPKVHSPVNTKEHEEKLDLGHSRKENLSKSSSKRPARHETRGINEKEKVRNGNKSSLLKQSLKQVRSESTDAEITGKRGRKPNSLMNPEDYDISWLSGKRDPLKTSSNKKIQKKGSGGVSSLGKVPAKKTPLPKENSPATSSRSLTGSLKRSRVKMDESDYDSDSLSSPRLKKLASCFRDEEPNQEDDRKIGNSSKQTRSKNGLEKSQKTAKKKPVVEAKIVNSSGKRLSARSVAKRRNLERAPLDTLVPQSSKRKKMVSQVAARQLANESEEETPKSHPTRRRTVRKEVESDGFGEDLVGKRVNIWWPLDKTFYEGVIDSYCTRKKMHRVIYSDGDSEELNLTEERWELLEDDTSADEDKEIDLPESIPLSDIMQRQKVKKSKNVAVSVEPTSSSGVRSSSRTLMKKDCGKRLNKQVEKTREGKNLRSLKELNAETDRTAEEQEVSLEAESDDRSEEQEYEDDCSDKKEQSQDKGVEAETKEEEKQYPNSEGESEGEDSESEEEPKWRETDDMEDDEEEEEEEIDHMEDEAEEEKEEVDDKEASANMSEIEKEEEEEEEDEEKRKS, from the exons ATGCAAAGTGCCCTAATTCCATCCAGGAATGCTTTGGTATCAGTTGACCTTTTAAGCCATCCTGATTCTGATGTTAGGGTTTCAGTTGTCTCTTGCTTAACCGAGATTGTGAGGATTACTGCCCCAGAAACCCCTTACAGTGATGATCTAATGAAG GAGATCTTCAGGTTGACAATAGAAGCTTTCGAGAAATTAGCTGATGCCTCCTCTCGGAGTTATAAGAAAGCCGAGTTTGTTCTTGATAATGTTGCAAAGGTCAAATCGTGTTTGGTGATGTTGGACTTGGAATGCTATGACCTCATCCTACAAATGTTTCGGaacttcttcaaattcataaG ATCTGATCATCCTCAACTGGTCTTTTCGTCAATGGAATTAATAATGATTGCAATAATAGATGAAACCGAACAAGTGTCCACGGATTTGCTTGATAGTCTCTTAGCAACTgtcaaaaaggaaaatcag AATGTTTCACCAATGTCTTGGAGTCTTGCGGAGAAGGTTCTTAGTAGATGTGCTCGTAAACTTAAACCATACATCATCGAAGCTTTGAAGTCTAGAGGGACCAGCTTGGATATGTACTCTCCAGTAGTTTCGTCCATATGCCAGAGTGTTTTTAACACTCCTAAAGTCCACAGTCCAGTTAACACCAAAGAACATGAG GAGAAATTGGATTTGGGGCATTCTCGCAAGGAGAATCTTTCTAAAAGTAGTTCCAAGAGACCTGCAAGACATGAAACTAGAGGAATCAATGAGAAGGAAAAAGTTAGAAACGGAAACAAATCTAGTTTGTTGAAACAGAGTCTGAAGCAAGTGAGGTCTGAAAGTACAGATGCAGAAATAACAGGGAAGAGAGGACGGAAACCCAATTCTTTAATGAATCCTGAGGATTATGACATTTCTTGGCTTTCAGGAAAAAGAGATCCTTTAAAGACGtcttcaaacaaaaagatcCAGAAAAAAGGATCTGGGGGAGTATCATCACTAGGAAAGGTGCCTGCCAAGAAAACACCTTTACCTAAAGAAAATTCCCCAGCCACGAGTAGTAGGTCTCTGACGGGTTCACTTAAACGAAGCCGGGTTAAGATGGATGAGAGTGACTATGATTCtgattctctttcttcacCGAGATTGAAGAAATTGGCATCATGCTTCCGGGATGAAGAGCCAAACCAAGAAGATGACAGAAAGATTGGAAACTCCAGCAAACAGACTAGGTCCAAAAATGGTTTAGAGAAGAGTCAGAAAACAGCCAAGAAGAAGCCAGTTGTAGAAGCTAAGATTGTAAACTCCAGTGGGAAGAGACTATCAGCTCGCTCGGTTGCTAAGAGAAGGAATTTAGAACGTGCACCCCTAGATACTCTTGTTCCACAATCATCAAAGAGAAAG AAGATGGTTTCTCAAGTTGCAGCTAGACAATTGGCCAacgaatcagaagaagaaactccaAAGAGCCATCCGACAAGGAGACGGACAGTGAGAAAAGAAGTG GAGTCTGATGGCTTTGGCGAGGATTTGGTCGGTAAGAGAGTCAATATCTGGTGGCCGCTCGACAAGAC ATTTTATGAAGGCGTCATAGATTCCTATTGTACTCGTAAGAAGATGCATCGG GTAATATATTCTGATGGAGATTCCGAAGAGCTTAATCTCACTGAAGAGCGCTGGGAGTTACTCGAGGATGACACTTCGGCCGATGAG GATAAGGAGATTGATCTGCCAGAGTCCATTCCTTTATCTGACAT AATGCAGAGGCAGAAAGttaagaaaagcaaaaacGTGGCAGTGTCTGTGGAACCGACTAGTTCCTCAGGTGTAAG ATCCTCAAGTAGAACACTTATGAAGAAGGATTGTGGCAAAAGGTTGAATAAACAAGttgaaaaaacaagagaaggaAAGAATCTAAGATCGTTAAAAGAGTTGAATGCTGAAACTGACAGGACAGCAGAAGAGCAGGAAGTGAGTCTAGAAGCTGAATCTGATGACAGAAGCGAAGAGCAGGAATACGAAGATGATTGTAGCGATAAGAAAGAACAATCTCAGGACAAAGGTGTAGAGGCTGAAactaaggaagaagagaaacaatatCCAAATTCAGAGGGTGAGAGTGAAGGAGAGGACTCAGAGTCAGAGGAAGAGCCGAAATGGAGAGAAACAGATGATAtggaggatgatgaagaagaagaagaagaagagattgatcaTATGGAggatgaagcagaagaagagaaagaagaggttGATGATAAAGAGGCAAGCGCAAACATGTCTgagattgagaaagaagaagaagaagaagaagaagatgaagagaagagaaagtcATGA
- a CDS encoding Tudor/PWWP/MBT superfamily protein (Tudor/PWWP/MBT superfamily protein; FUNCTIONS IN: binding; INVOLVED IN: biological_process unknown; LOCATED IN: cellular_component unknown; EXPRESSED IN: 19 plant structures; EXPRESSED DURING: 6 growth stages; CONTAINS InterPro DOMAIN/s: Armadillo-type fold (InterPro:IPR016024); BEST Arabidopsis thaliana protein match is: Tudor/PWWP/MBT superfamily protein (TAIR:AT1G15940.1); Has 103106 Blast hits to 54195 proteins in 2472 species: Archae - 625; Bacteria - 9047; Metazoa - 41139; Fungi - 13239; Plants - 5738; Viruses - 1077; Other Eukaryotes - 32241 (source: NCBI BLink).) → MQSALIPSRNALVSVDLLSHPDSDVRVSVVSCLTEIVRITAPETPYSDDLMKEIFRLTIEAFEKLADASSRSYKKAEFVLDNVAKVKSCLVMLDLECYDLILQMFRNFFKFIRSDHPQLVFSSMELIMIAIIDETEQVSTDLLDSLLATVKKENQNVSPMSWSLAEKVLSRCARKLKPYIIEALKSRGTSLDMYSPVVSSICQSVFNTPKVHSPVNTKEHEEKLDLGHSRKENLSKSSSKRPARHETRGINEKEKVRNGNKSSLLKQSLKQVRSESTDAEITGKRGRKPNSLMNPEDYDISWLSGKRDPLKTSSNKKIQKKGSGGVSSLGKVPAKKTPLPKENSPATSSRSLTGSLKRSRVKMDESDYDSDSLSSPRLKKLASCFRDEEPNQEDDRKIGNSSKQTRSKNGLEKSQKTAKKKPVVEAKIVNSSGKRLSARSVAKRRNLERAPLDTLVPQSSKRKKMVSQVAARQLANESEEETPKSHPTRRRTVRKEVSDGFGEDLVGKRVNIWWPLDKTFYEGVIDSYCTRKKMHRVIYSDGDSEELNLTEERWELLEDDTSADEDKEIDLPESIPLSDIMQRQKVKKSKNVAVSVEPTSSSGVRSSSRTLMKKDCGKRLNKQVEKTREGKNLRSLKELNAETDRTAEEQEVSLEAESDDRSEEQEYEDDCSDKKEQSQDKGVEAETKEEEKQYPNSEGESEGEDSESEEEPKWRETDDMEDDEEEEEEEIDHMEDEAEEEKEEVDDKEASANMSEIEKEEEEEEEDEEKRKS, encoded by the exons ATGCAAAGTGCCCTAATTCCATCCAGGAATGCTTTGGTATCAGTTGACCTTTTAAGCCATCCTGATTCTGATGTTAGGGTTTCAGTTGTCTCTTGCTTAACCGAGATTGTGAGGATTACTGCCCCAGAAACCCCTTACAGTGATGATCTAATGAAG GAGATCTTCAGGTTGACAATAGAAGCTTTCGAGAAATTAGCTGATGCCTCCTCTCGGAGTTATAAGAAAGCCGAGTTTGTTCTTGATAATGTTGCAAAGGTCAAATCGTGTTTGGTGATGTTGGACTTGGAATGCTATGACCTCATCCTACAAATGTTTCGGaacttcttcaaattcataaG ATCTGATCATCCTCAACTGGTCTTTTCGTCAATGGAATTAATAATGATTGCAATAATAGATGAAACCGAACAAGTGTCCACGGATTTGCTTGATAGTCTCTTAGCAACTgtcaaaaaggaaaatcag AATGTTTCACCAATGTCTTGGAGTCTTGCGGAGAAGGTTCTTAGTAGATGTGCTCGTAAACTTAAACCATACATCATCGAAGCTTTGAAGTCTAGAGGGACCAGCTTGGATATGTACTCTCCAGTAGTTTCGTCCATATGCCAGAGTGTTTTTAACACTCCTAAAGTCCACAGTCCAGTTAACACCAAAGAACATGAG GAGAAATTGGATTTGGGGCATTCTCGCAAGGAGAATCTTTCTAAAAGTAGTTCCAAGAGACCTGCAAGACATGAAACTAGAGGAATCAATGAGAAGGAAAAAGTTAGAAACGGAAACAAATCTAGTTTGTTGAAACAGAGTCTGAAGCAAGTGAGGTCTGAAAGTACAGATGCAGAAATAACAGGGAAGAGAGGACGGAAACCCAATTCTTTAATGAATCCTGAGGATTATGACATTTCTTGGCTTTCAGGAAAAAGAGATCCTTTAAAGACGtcttcaaacaaaaagatcCAGAAAAAAGGATCTGGGGGAGTATCATCACTAGGAAAGGTGCCTGCCAAGAAAACACCTTTACCTAAAGAAAATTCCCCAGCCACGAGTAGTAGGTCTCTGACGGGTTCACTTAAACGAAGCCGGGTTAAGATGGATGAGAGTGACTATGATTCtgattctctttcttcacCGAGATTGAAGAAATTGGCATCATGCTTCCGGGATGAAGAGCCAAACCAAGAAGATGACAGAAAGATTGGAAACTCCAGCAAACAGACTAGGTCCAAAAATGGTTTAGAGAAGAGTCAGAAAACAGCCAAGAAGAAGCCAGTTGTAGAAGCTAAGATTGTAAACTCCAGTGGGAAGAGACTATCAGCTCGCTCGGTTGCTAAGAGAAGGAATTTAGAACGTGCACCCCTAGATACTCTTGTTCCACAATCATCAAAGAGAAAG AAGATGGTTTCTCAAGTTGCAGCTAGACAATTGGCCAacgaatcagaagaagaaactccaAAGAGCCATCCGACAAGGAGACGGACAGTGAGAAAAGAAGTG TCTGATGGCTTTGGCGAGGATTTGGTCGGTAAGAGAGTCAATATCTGGTGGCCGCTCGACAAGAC ATTTTATGAAGGCGTCATAGATTCCTATTGTACTCGTAAGAAGATGCATCGG GTAATATATTCTGATGGAGATTCCGAAGAGCTTAATCTCACTGAAGAGCGCTGGGAGTTACTCGAGGATGACACTTCGGCCGATGAG GATAAGGAGATTGATCTGCCAGAGTCCATTCCTTTATCTGACAT AATGCAGAGGCAGAAAGttaagaaaagcaaaaacGTGGCAGTGTCTGTGGAACCGACTAGTTCCTCAGGTGTAAG ATCCTCAAGTAGAACACTTATGAAGAAGGATTGTGGCAAAAGGTTGAATAAACAAGttgaaaaaacaagagaaggaAAGAATCTAAGATCGTTAAAAGAGTTGAATGCTGAAACTGACAGGACAGCAGAAGAGCAGGAAGTGAGTCTAGAAGCTGAATCTGATGACAGAAGCGAAGAGCAGGAATACGAAGATGATTGTAGCGATAAGAAAGAACAATCTCAGGACAAAGGTGTAGAGGCTGAAactaaggaagaagagaaacaatatCCAAATTCAGAGGGTGAGAGTGAAGGAGAGGACTCAGAGTCAGAGGAAGAGCCGAAATGGAGAGAAACAGATGATAtggaggatgatgaagaagaagaagaagaagagattgatcaTATGGAggatgaagcagaagaagagaaagaagaggttGATGATAAAGAGGCAAGCGCAAACATGTCTgagattgagaaagaagaagaagaagaagaagaagatgaagagaagagaaagtcATGA